The following coding sequences are from one Triticum dicoccoides isolate Atlit2015 ecotype Zavitan chromosome 4A, WEW_v2.0, whole genome shotgun sequence window:
- the LOC119284561 gene encoding omega-amidase, chloroplastic-like: protein MRAAATSTAFSLLSPSRLRTSAPTTSSLPYRRRPRIAAMAAAASSFRPEAARSPPAVEPPAPPLSKFKVALCQLSVTADKARNIARARAAIESAAADGAKLVLLPEIWNGPYSNESFPEYAEDIEAGGDAAPSFSMMSDVARSLQITLVGGSISERSGNSLYNTCCVFGSDGKLKGKHRKVHLFDIDIPGKITFQESKTLTAGQDLTVVDTDVGRIGIGICYDIRFQELAMLYAARGAHLLCYPGAFNMTTGPLHWELLQRARAADNQLFVATCAPARDTSSSYVAWGHSTLVGPFGEVIATTEHDEATIIAEIDYSLIEQRRQFLPLRHQRRGDLYQLVDVQGSGSK, encoded by the exons ATGAGAGCCGCGGCCACATCCACAgccttctccctcctctcgccctcccGCCTCCGGACCTCCGCTCCCACCACCAGCAGCCTCCCCTAccgccgtcgaccccgtatcgccgcgatggccgccgccgcctcctccttccgCCCGGAGGCCGCGCGCTCGCCCCCCGCCgtcgagcccccggccccgccgctCTCCAAG TTCAAGGTGGCGCTGTGCCAGCTGTCGGTGACGGCGGACAAGGCTCGCAACATCGCGCGCGCCCGCGCGGCCATCGAGTCCGCTGCGGCCGACGGCGCCAAGCTCGTGCTCCTCCCG GAGATATGGAATGGTCCATATTCAAATGAAAGCTTTCCAGAGTATGCTGAGGACATTGAGGCTGGTGGCGATGCAGCTCCTTCATTTTCAATGATGTCTGATGTTGCTCGCAGCTTGCAAATTACTCTTGTTGGTGGATCCATATCAGAACGTTCTGGTAACAGCTTGTACAATACATGCTGCGTCTTTGGTTCAGATGGCAAGCTTAAGGGTAAACATAGAAAG GTCCATCTTTTTGACATTGATATTCCAGGAAAGATTACATTCCAGGAATCAAAAACCCTTACCGCTGGGCAGGATCTTACTGTTGTTGACACAG ATGTAGGCCGAATTGGTATAGGCATTTGCTATGACATTCGTTTCCAGGAATTGGCAATGTTGTATGCTGCAAGAG GTGCTCATTTGCTATGCTATCCTGGTGCTTTTAACATGACTACTGGGCCATTGCACTGGGAGTTGCTTCAACGGGCAAG GGCTGCTGACAACCAG CTTTTTGTGGCAACCTGTGCTCCAGCTCGAGATACTAGTTCAAGCTATGTTGCTTGGGGACATTCCACTCTTGTTGGACCG TTTGGTGAGGTGATCGCCACAACTGAGCATGACGAAGCAACTATAATAGCTGAGATTGATTATTCATTGATTGAGCAGAGGAG GCAATTTCTTCCTCTGCGACATCAACGACGTGGAGATCTTTACCAGTTGGTAGATGTCCAGGGATCGGGTTCCAAGTAG